A segment of the Lolium perenne isolate Kyuss_39 chromosome 3, Kyuss_2.0, whole genome shotgun sequence genome:
GCATTTCTCTTTTGGCATGCCTTCTGTCACATTATTTACTAAATCTATTTTGTGGGCTTTTTCAGTAATAGTATCCCTGGGAGGCTGGGAATTCCTTGAGCCAAATGCAACACAAGTTGAGAACCCACTGATCTTCTTTGGAACCGACTAACCCGTATTACATCTAGTGCCTCAGAAAACTGGACTTTCCATATTCCAATACTTCCGCAAGAAATTCATGTACAGAAAACAGAAGTTCAAATTTGTAGCCAGAGAGCTATGTATTTTGTTTCCTGCAAGAACCCTAACGTCAATTGTACAGCCACTAGATTAACAGTTCAAATTTTGCAGTTCAGCTTTTAGAGCTATGTACCTGTTTCCTGCATGAACCATAGCACCAATTGCACAGCCACCAAATTGGAGCAACTTTATCTGATGAAGCTGACAAAATGTAGCTTGAACTTGCTTACATGTGTTTTGGACAAATATTAACATCACGGGAAGCCCTGGCGGGCAGCTTCACTCCCAGTTGCAGCTCAAGTGGGCCAATCTTGCTGAACTGAACAGCCTCACTAAAACGGACATAGGCTCAAGCTCAGACattgcatacatgatagatcaatTAAAGTATTTGCAGACATACACCACATACCATAATCTGAATCTCTGACAAGTTTTGGTTGTAGCCTGGAAACATGAGTGTAATAACTTCTAACTTGACAGATCCTTGTTAGCATTATTTTGCCGATCATCAAACAACTATAAGTCTATAACTACCTCCAGATCATTATAGGATGGATATCCATTTTAGATATGATTAAGATCTTGCTTTAATCTATGAACATTTGGGTTCTTTGGCCTGTGATCCTTGAAGCTGCTTGCTGCTTAGCAAGGATTTCTGCTATAAGTTGTTTCTGGCCAAAGAGTTGTGCATTTTTCAAAAGCAAGTTCCTTGATGATGAGTCCACAGAATAGCCTTGACCAGTCATCCACTCCAAAAGGCAAAACAGTAACTGTATCTTATCAGGCTTCTGGATGTATCGCTGAATTGCTCTCCCAAAGATATCCTGCATGTGAAATGATCATGTTCACCATAAACTAATACTAAGTTGGCACGCTAAATATATTAGTATTAAGTTCTACTACCACTGCCATGGTAGATTACGGGGAAATGGAAACTGATGAAGCAAATTTGATCGATTGTAAGCATTTTCAAAGTTGCAAAAATATTTTTTTGTTAACTTCTATCATGTGATGAGCATCACCCTGTCTTATTGTGCTCTAAGAGTTAAACGTTTTTCAATGACCAGCCATCCAGGGCTCAACTTCAATCTACAATTAAAAAGTACAAGCACAAAACTAGTACCTGGCTTATACGCCATCCTGAATGGTTTAGTGCCTTCATAACATCATTAATCAAATTTATGTTGCCAGAGATCATGAACTGTCCAGCAAAATTCTCCAAAGAGCGTGGAGATATCAGATCAGAATTGTCCTGTTAAATCGGCATTTTCTTAGTGAAGACGGACAAAGTAAACAATAGAGATACCAGTAGTGAACGCCAAAAGCATAATACCTTAATAACTATATATGCATCCTTTAGAAGTCCCGCTGGAACTAAGATGCCTAAAACCTTCTCATGAAGAGATTTGCAAACTGTTCTCTTACTGTATCTCATCATATTATACACAGAAAATGCTTCAGAAGGAAAACCTGCTTTACCTAGCTGTACCATTACCTCAGAACAAAGCTCCTGGAGAAGGTGTATAATACATTTGGTTACCATATAAAGATAATTGCAACAAAGTGTGATAGAAAGGatgctgcaaaaaaaaaaatgtgATGCTCGCCTCTATTCTGCGAACATGTCATAATATATTGTTGTAATTCTAATCAACCGTATCTAACAAGAAAGTTATAAGTGTGGCTttattcagcatgtaacttagctACCAGAACCAAAATACCTCATTCAACTGATGGCCCTTCGTATGCATATCTTCAATCGTCTTATATGCAAGGTGATAGACCTTTGCCTTGCAGAAGTACCTTATTAAGGTATTAAATGTAATATGATCAGGTGATATGTTTAATTCATCCATTTTCTTCAGCATTCTCATTACACTTTCCGTATCATTCGTGTTGCAATAAGCACGAAGTGATGTATTAAGCATAATAAGATCATATGTTGCATTCTGATCCTCAAATTCTTTTGCAAGTttttttgcttcttcgcgataacCAGCTCGATGTAATGCTGAAATCATGATACTGAATGCATAGCCATCTGCAGAAACAAGAAGATGAACATATCAGACAAAATGAAGATGACAGAAATAGTAATAACACTCCGCTATGGAAAAAAATAGAGTCAGAGCGACAAATTAAGTAGGATGCAGATAAATTAAGATCAAAATGCTTCAAACTAGCTCAACACGGTTTGCTAATCAGGATTCAAAAACTGCTTCACTACATTTAGAATGAGAAACTGAAATAGAGGTATCTGGTTAGATGTAGTACCAGATTTAACACCTTTCTCTTTCATATCATTAAACAGCATCTTTGCTTCCCATATGTTTCCTCCTTTGGCAAGGGCATCAATCAATATGCAGTATGGCATCTGTATGCAGTATAAGGTTTAAGGGATTATTACTGTATGCACTAAAGCATAATTCTGGTCAATTTATAGGACCATACAAGAGGGACATGAACAGTTTTGTGTGTGAGACCACATGTTTTACCTCATCCTGTGCAAATCCTGAGGCTTCCAATTCAATTAGTAACTCCTTAGCCTTGTCAAAGAGACCACCTTTCGAATATACCTTCAACAAAGTGGTGAGCATAACCTGAAAAGGTAATTTAATTGAGATGTCAGACTGACAATCTTAGCAGCAGCATTTTGTCGAACATCCAAAGATAGTTTCGTAATGTGTAGAAGTT
Coding sequences within it:
- the LOC127342631 gene encoding pentatricopeptide repeat-containing protein At1g10910, chloroplastic, whose protein sequence is MEAASLPLAASRFLSPPATAPFWSRPRSLPFVRAAPKALEARDAPKTLPTSRRRSAVAEVKAATDPVAALARLENVLKTQDCNIILRHYGEIRRWDMLSKVFGWMQKHDMLNIASYSSYFKYLGLSRNAAKVLQVYSAIQDKSTRVHVSVCNSVLGCLVKNGRSDSTFKLYDEMIREGLSPDLFTYSTLLSGCIKLKQGYTKAMELINELNSRGLQMDSVIYGTLLAICASHNYCEEAEVYFQKLKDEGHTPNLFHYSSLLNAYSENSDYEKAELLMKDLRSSGLTPNKVMLTTLLKVYSKGGLFDKAKELLIELEASGFAQDEMPYCILIDALAKGGNIWEAKMLFNDMKEKGVKSDGYAFSIMISALHRAGYREEAKKLAKEFEDQNATYDLIMLNTSLRAYCNTNDTESVMRMLKKMDELNISPDHITFNTLIRYFCKAKVYHLAYKTIEDMHTKGHQLNEELCSEVMVQLGKAGFPSEAFSVYNMMRYSKRTVCKSLHEKVLGILVPAGLLKDAYIVIKDNSDLISPRSLENFAGQFMISGNINLINDVMKALNHSGWRISQDIFGRAIQRYIQKPDKIQLLFCLLEWMTGQGYSVDSSSRNLLLKNAQLFGQKQLIAEILAKQQAASRITGQRTQMFID